The following proteins are co-located in the Halopelagius inordinatus genome:
- a CDS encoding helix-turn-helix transcriptional regulator → MVYQDELQEIEFIARSENRVQILEELRKAGTLSKEELRGTSEVARTTLVRNADALVERGWIENSNNQYSITPCGELLVEELTGLLETVREAKRLQPFFQWMPPAAFGLSVEVLLDADVTVSTSENPYAPVNRHVETLASAERARCLLPAVDPQGMRTVERRFAARDGGGDHELIVTENVAETLRTDPALDETIDALLSTDGIAVRVSPRDVPYYAGILDGVVQIGASDGKGVPQALLETDADEAREWVRALYRDYRAQSTAFDR, encoded by the coding sequence ATGGTCTATCAAGACGAGCTCCAAGAGATCGAGTTCATCGCTCGCTCGGAGAATCGGGTACAGATCCTCGAAGAGTTGCGGAAAGCCGGGACGCTGAGTAAGGAGGAGCTTCGGGGCACGAGCGAGGTTGCGCGGACGACTCTCGTTCGAAACGCCGATGCGCTCGTCGAACGCGGGTGGATAGAGAACAGCAACAACCAGTACTCTATCACCCCGTGTGGCGAACTACTGGTCGAGGAGTTGACCGGCCTGTTGGAGACCGTCCGCGAGGCAAAGCGGCTACAGCCGTTTTTCCAGTGGATGCCTCCCGCCGCGTTCGGACTGAGCGTCGAGGTGCTTTTGGACGCCGACGTGACGGTTTCGACGTCCGAAAACCCGTACGCGCCGGTCAACAGACACGTCGAGACCCTCGCGTCGGCCGAACGGGCGCGGTGTCTCCTCCCGGCGGTCGATCCACAGGGGATGCGGACCGTCGAACGCCGCTTTGCGGCCCGAGACGGAGGAGGGGACCACGAACTCATCGTCACCGAGAACGTCGCCGAAACGCTTCGGACGGACCCCGCTTTGGACGAGACGATAGACGCACTGTTGTCGACCGACGGCATCGCCGTCCGCGTCTCCCCGAGAGACGTGCCGTACTACGCGGGTATTCTCGACGGAGTCGTACAGATCGGCGCCTCGGACGGGAAGGGAGTCCCGCAGGCCCTCTTGGAGACCGACGCCGACGAGGCCCGAGAGTGGGTGAGGGCTCTCTACCGCGACTACCGGGCCCAATCGACGGCGTTCGACAGGTAG
- a CDS encoding VWA domain-containing protein, giving the protein MSDGLAGSGDRVERGREESGGVLGRIPRRTVLKSAVLGVGLHGFSARAAAQSDSTAGFVDVLSADPSNYPSILVNVSVDTDAGRNGNLSREDFQITEAGVEKAIQSFRFTSASADIVFLFDDTGSMDGEIADMQAGVKGLTDEIEAAGIDARYSLVTFKDSVETDLEFTDDASALKSRTDRLTASAGGDGPEDNFDAIVRALGLDFRPEAQKIVVDITDSVSHYRGDGSGVSDYTIDEVQTMVEESGVAYVAVAPATTAPESSKRALAERTGGLWMEIRSADFSRILERIERLVVTTYVVEYLTDTAPNESNDLTVTVTDPDRGTGSDETTVDVPSGKVDRDALVRSTGDTRAFYEMAVTGEMRLGENSDPKDAEFPDSVEGSTAIGSVAGGGTDGLRFSGEVTNVRVGGPAEFEIDGESVGGDTVESMNTIAISSTEDRRAYYDVRASDRIYPGERADVEKMESPEPFPGSEVTGSVAERGTDEFYFTGRIDHFSLDGPADVSVNGERVDPSEVTSDDESDSNGGDDSGGGELDDELRIVSTADERAFYEITVDGEIEPGDRANLTGADYPDSVEGRTASGSVAKGGIDSFRFSGEILDVRLDGPADVLVNGDRYTSGGA; this is encoded by the coding sequence ATGTCAGATGGCCTCGCAGGTTCGGGCGACAGAGTCGAACGGGGGAGAGAGGAGTCGGGCGGCGTACTCGGGCGGATACCGAGGCGAACCGTACTGAAATCCGCGGTCCTCGGGGTCGGACTGCACGGGTTCTCCGCTCGGGCGGCGGCGCAGTCCGATTCGACGGCGGGGTTCGTGGACGTGTTGAGTGCGGACCCGAGTAACTACCCCTCGATTCTCGTCAACGTGAGCGTCGACACGGACGCGGGGCGGAACGGGAACCTCTCGCGGGAGGACTTCCAGATAACGGAGGCGGGCGTCGAGAAAGCGATCCAGAGCTTCAGATTCACCAGCGCGAGCGCCGACATCGTCTTTCTGTTCGACGACACGGGGAGCATGGACGGAGAGATAGCGGACATGCAAGCGGGAGTCAAAGGCCTCACAGACGAGATAGAGGCGGCGGGTATCGACGCGAGATACTCTCTCGTGACGTTCAAAGACTCGGTCGAGACCGACCTCGAGTTCACCGACGACGCCAGCGCGTTGAAGTCGCGAACCGACAGACTCACCGCGAGTGCGGGCGGCGACGGACCGGAGGACAACTTCGACGCGATAGTCCGAGCGCTCGGTCTCGACTTCAGGCCCGAGGCTCAGAAAATCGTCGTGGACATCACCGACAGCGTCTCTCACTACCGCGGCGACGGAAGCGGCGTCTCCGATTACACCATCGACGAAGTCCAGACGATGGTGGAGGAAAGCGGCGTCGCGTACGTCGCCGTCGCCCCCGCGACGACCGCACCCGAATCGAGCAAACGGGCGCTCGCGGAGCGAACGGGCGGACTCTGGATGGAGATCCGAAGCGCCGACTTCAGCCGGATTCTCGAACGCATCGAGCGACTCGTCGTGACCACGTACGTGGTCGAGTACCTCACGGACACGGCTCCGAACGAGAGCAACGACCTCACGGTGACCGTCACCGACCCCGACAGAGGGACCGGGAGCGACGAAACCACCGTGGACGTTCCCTCGGGGAAAGTGGACCGGGACGCACTCGTGAGGAGTACCGGCGACACCCGAGCGTTCTACGAGATGGCCGTCACCGGAGAGATGAGACTCGGAGAGAACTCGGACCCAAAAGACGCCGAGTTCCCCGATTCAGTCGAGGGGTCGACCGCGATAGGGTCGGTCGCGGGGGGCGGAACGGACGGGCTCCGGTTCTCGGGGGAGGTCACCAACGTCCGCGTGGGCGGACCGGCGGAGTTCGAGATAGACGGCGAGTCCGTGGGCGGCGACACAGTCGAGTCGATGAACACGATTGCGATTTCGAGCACCGAGGACCGACGAGCGTACTACGACGTTCGCGCCAGCGACCGCATCTATCCCGGCGAGCGCGCGGACGTAGAGAAGATGGAGTCCCCCGAACCGTTCCCCGGCAGCGAGGTTACGGGGTCGGTCGCCGAACGCGGTACCGACGAGTTCTACTTCACCGGTCGAATCGACCACTTCTCTCTCGACGGACCGGCGGACGTGTCGGTGAACGGCGAACGGGTCGACCCCTCCGAGGTGACCTCCGACGACGAGTCGGACTCCAACGGCGGCGACGACTCCGGCGGCGGGGAACTCGACGACGAACTGAGAATCGTCAGCACCGCCGACGAACGCGCGTTCTACGAGATTACCGTCGACGGTGAAATCGAACCGGGAGACAGAGCAAATCTCACCGGAGCCGACTATCCGGACTCCGTCGAGGGACGCACGGCGTCCGGTTCCGTGGCGAAGGGAGGGATAGACAGCTTCCGGTTCTCGGGGGAGATACTCGACGTTCGACTGGACGGTCCGGCGGACGTCCTCGTCAACGGAGACCGGTACACCTCCGGTGGTGCCTGA